The Neodiprion virginianus isolate iyNeoVirg1 chromosome 5, iyNeoVirg1.1, whole genome shotgun sequence genome contains a region encoding:
- the LOC124304526 gene encoding (Lyso)-N-acylphosphatidylethanolamine lipase isoform X1, translating into MAENAVVQSDSWIWGWLSWSRSSTTMLRAAEKKILSCLKTAYRGWYVDIGPVVGNADKIWTISLNEESPKTPIVLLHGLGAGVALWCLNLDGLAAQRPVYAIDLLGFGRSSRPDFSNDAKEAESQLVRSVEEWRREMQLERVVLLGHSMGGYLAAAYAMKYPERVKHLILADPWGFPEKPSDYASKSNVPLWVKAIAFVVQPLNPLWAVRVAGPFGQWLIESTRPDIVKKFTPLLKEDVGIIAQYIHQCNAQTPSGESAFHAMMHGFGWAKYPIVKRMDQLKDDIPITLLYGSRSWVDNTVGDIIKQKRSNSYVNVQVISGAGHHVYADKSETFNKHILEACELCDEIEKPTSSNVNLKIKDASDECAAKDDEEGSKVDRIEPPELTSSRPRSS; encoded by the exons ATGGCCGAGAATGCTGTGGTTCAATCCGATAG CTGGATCTGGGGATGGCTGAGCTGGTCTCGATCGTCCACCACTATGTTACGTGCTGCTGAGAAGAAAATACTATCAT GCTTGAAAACGGCATATCGTGGATGGTACGTTGATATCGGACCGGTTGTGGGAAACGCGGACAAAATTTGGACAATATCATTGAATGAAGAATCGCCAAAAACTCCGATAGTCTTGCTGCATGGCTTAGGCGCTGGCGTAGCTTTATGGTGTTTGAATTTGGATGGGCTTGCGGCTCAGAGACCGGTTTATGCCATAGATTTACTAG GATTTGGACGGAGTAGCAGGCCTGATTTTAGCAATGATGCAAAAGAAGCTGAAAGTCAGTTGGTTCGATCGGTCGAAGAATGGAGGCGAGAAATGCAGCTTGAAAGGGTTGTCCTCCTTGGCCATTCCATGGGGGGTTATTTAGCAGCTGCATATGCCATGAAATATCCAGAACGAGTAAAACATTTGATCCTAGCTGACCCATGGGGCTTTCCTGAAAAACCATCAGATTATGCTTCCAAAAGCAATGTTCCGCTTTGGGTCAAAGCCATAGCATTTGTTGTACAGCCTTTGAATCCATTATGGGCGGTCAGAGTTGCCGGACCTTTcg GACAGTGGCTGATTGAATCAACCAGACCGGATATCGTAAAGAAATTTACCCCTCTATTAAAGGAGGATGTTGGAATTATTGCGCAATACATTCATCAATGCAATGCACAAACGCCCTC GGGTGAGAGTGCTTTTCATGCCATGATGCACGGATTTGGTTGGGCAAAATATCCAATTGTAAAAAGAATGGACCAATTAAAGGACGATATACCTATTACATTGTTGTACGGCAGTCGATCATGGGTGGACAACACTGTAGGAGACAtaataaaacagaaaagaTCCAACTCTTATGTTAACGTACAA GTAATAAGTGGTGCTGGTCACCATGTATATGCAGACAAGAGTGAAACGTTTAATAAACATATACTAGAGGCATGCGAGCTGTGTGACGAAATTGAGAAGCCTACATCTTCAAATGttaacttgaaaataaaagatgcCAGTGATGAATGTGCAGCAAAAGATGATGAAGAAGGATCTAAAGTAGACCGAATAGAACCACCCGAACTAACAAGCTCTCGACCAAGATCTAGTTGA
- the LOC124304526 gene encoding (Lyso)-N-acylphosphatidylethanolamine lipase isoform X2 encodes MVHSDVDSWIWGWLSWSRSSTTMLRAAEKKILSCLKTAYRGWYVDIGPVVGNADKIWTISLNEESPKTPIVLLHGLGAGVALWCLNLDGLAAQRPVYAIDLLGFGRSSRPDFSNDAKEAESQLVRSVEEWRREMQLERVVLLGHSMGGYLAAAYAMKYPERVKHLILADPWGFPEKPSDYASKSNVPLWVKAIAFVVQPLNPLWAVRVAGPFGQWLIESTRPDIVKKFTPLLKEDVGIIAQYIHQCNAQTPSGESAFHAMMHGFGWAKYPIVKRMDQLKDDIPITLLYGSRSWVDNTVGDIIKQKRSNSYVNVQVISGAGHHVYADKSETFNKHILEACELCDEIEKPTSSNVNLKIKDASDECAAKDDEEGSKVDRIEPPELTSSRPRSS; translated from the exons ATGGTACATTCTGACGTTGATAGCTGGATCTGGGGATGGCTGAGCTGGTCTCGATCGTCCACCACTATGTTACGTGCTGCTGAGAAGAAAATACTATCAT GCTTGAAAACGGCATATCGTGGATGGTACGTTGATATCGGACCGGTTGTGGGAAACGCGGACAAAATTTGGACAATATCATTGAATGAAGAATCGCCAAAAACTCCGATAGTCTTGCTGCATGGCTTAGGCGCTGGCGTAGCTTTATGGTGTTTGAATTTGGATGGGCTTGCGGCTCAGAGACCGGTTTATGCCATAGATTTACTAG GATTTGGACGGAGTAGCAGGCCTGATTTTAGCAATGATGCAAAAGAAGCTGAAAGTCAGTTGGTTCGATCGGTCGAAGAATGGAGGCGAGAAATGCAGCTTGAAAGGGTTGTCCTCCTTGGCCATTCCATGGGGGGTTATTTAGCAGCTGCATATGCCATGAAATATCCAGAACGAGTAAAACATTTGATCCTAGCTGACCCATGGGGCTTTCCTGAAAAACCATCAGATTATGCTTCCAAAAGCAATGTTCCGCTTTGGGTCAAAGCCATAGCATTTGTTGTACAGCCTTTGAATCCATTATGGGCGGTCAGAGTTGCCGGACCTTTcg GACAGTGGCTGATTGAATCAACCAGACCGGATATCGTAAAGAAATTTACCCCTCTATTAAAGGAGGATGTTGGAATTATTGCGCAATACATTCATCAATGCAATGCACAAACGCCCTC GGGTGAGAGTGCTTTTCATGCCATGATGCACGGATTTGGTTGGGCAAAATATCCAATTGTAAAAAGAATGGACCAATTAAAGGACGATATACCTATTACATTGTTGTACGGCAGTCGATCATGGGTGGACAACACTGTAGGAGACAtaataaaacagaaaagaTCCAACTCTTATGTTAACGTACAA GTAATAAGTGGTGCTGGTCACCATGTATATGCAGACAAGAGTGAAACGTTTAATAAACATATACTAGAGGCATGCGAGCTGTGTGACGAAATTGAGAAGCCTACATCTTCAAATGttaacttgaaaataaaagatgcCAGTGATGAATGTGCAGCAAAAGATGATGAAGAAGGATCTAAAGTAGACCGAATAGAACCACCCGAACTAACAAGCTCTCGACCAAGATCTAGTTGA
- the LOC124304527 gene encoding uncharacterized protein LOC124304527 has product MACKWQDLTKIKLFYNLFRGISTCDTNFAKSYAAREGKFISKIMRGDRTPRKWCQSSDSSSNPHTLLKPRLPHQSKRRNDVLNKLFMKYITDLLATGEVAPDIIDQGVEISRVSVTPDFNKVNVFWFAKDGAESDERIEQILHRAEGALRHELSQLRLMGVVPMIKFVKDRQYIKIIEVDQKLTVADFGEGFIPTDPAQRLKTIPVLDIKLPAQVWSEIEKLHEDTQEIEEHVTEDPLPSMRNDVLGLDQALIMAKVKSSMDKSRAAFSNRCLNIVNPLSKETQQSSKVTEYLSVKQRSEAFSAFLSKRQIDEKIRKQVKKGRSLNREDELSFLDEPKIVDDDNDILDVDVHQLNDDSDEFYDNKLT; this is encoded by the exons ATGGCTTGCAAATGGCAAgatttgacaaaaataaaattgttttataaCTTGTTCCGCGGTATCTCTACTTGCGATACGAATTTCGCAAAATCCTACGCCGCGAGGGagggaaaatttatttcaaaaatcatgaGAGGAGATCGGACACCGAG AAAATGGTGTCAGAGTAGTGACAGTTCATCAAATCCTCACACATTGTTGAAGCCACGCCTGCCTCATCAGAGTAAACGCAGAAATGATGTTCTGAACAAGCTATTCATGAAGTACATTACAGATCTACTGGCCACTGGAGAAGTAGCTCCAGATATTATTGATCAAGGGGTTGAAATATCTCGTGTCAGTGTGACGCCAGATTTTAACAAAGTCAACGTATTTTGGTTTGCCAAGGATGGCGCCGAGTCAGATGAACGTATCGAACAAATCTTGCATAGGGCGGAGGGAGCTTTGAGGCACGAGCTTAGCCAGCTCAGATTAATGGGGGTTGTTCCGATGATTAAATTTGTGAAAGATAGGCAGTATATCAAGATTATAGAAGTTGATCAGAAGTTAACAGTCGCCGATTTCGGCGAGGGTTTCATTCCTACAGATCCGGCTCAACGTCTGAAGACTATTCCGGTATTAGACATCAAGTTACCTGCTCAGGTTTggtctgaaattgaaaaattacatgaGGATACTCAAGAAATCGAGGAACACGTCACTGAGGATCCATTACCATCTATGAGAAATGATGTTTTGGGATTAGATCAAGCTCTTATCATGGCCAAG GTTAAAAGTTCTATGGATAAATCAAGAGCAGCTTTCAGTAATCGATGCCTCAATATTGTAAACCCTCTATCCAAAGAAACACAACAGAGTTCAAAGGTGACGGAATATTTGTCTGTGAAGCAGAGGAGTGAAGCATTTTCTGCATTCTTGAGCAAAAGACagattgacgaaaaaattagaaaacagGTTAAAAAAGGGAGGAGTTTGAACCGTGAAGATGAGCTTAGCTTTTTAGATGAACCGAAAATCGTTGATGATGATAACGATATTTTGGATGTCGATGTACATCAATTGAATGATGATTCGGATGAATTCTATGACAATAAACTCACATAG
- the LOC124304525 gene encoding retinoblastoma-like protein 1 isoform X2: MGQSDDVEDSTYSRHQDLCQKLNMDATAASEAWKSYETIRQNYTLEGDQLHWIGCALYVACRKSSTPTVGRTGPNVEGNCVSLTRLLHLCNLSLIQFFTKSKNWADMANMPQDFRSKIDKLERNFTVSMLIFKKYQPIFTDIFKNPADDVARPSRSRRQRAMPCTPSRVFEFCWTLFVCIKGAFPDISHDLVNLNHLLLACCDLIYSNALLANRRDLLNPNFAGLPANYNNDDYVPPETANCIISLLCETREGIAVEAKVIKEYYLKDHINKLFNDKVLRGDQSNFSGILEPLNFDGNSKAVNKAYEQHVLSVGDFDERKFLDADASDNIGSPTLINNAGDFHEKFTLKHEQYGGQMQHLAPPTPLTGRKYLRSKDVANVTLLSTATQGVCRLQALLAGRKPAPSDTLKEILNSCTQDTEATIEARVNEIGEQFYRNYTQNTEDSDTTNVDFGRKRLQLAQTLFYKLLETILSDEKRKNPNFDIMNLVSQEIFHQCLFACCLEIVIYSYKSHRSFPWILTAVNVEPYYFYKVIEIIVRSEDQLSRDIVKHLNVIEEKILETLAWKSESPLWVAIENTKGGVPSYEEVSLPGTLHLDTVDPNTPGQPVLRRLALDRGNHHDVQQSPISSASERFQSPVAVTGLAKKRLFSEGRLSGQQSVLRVGSGQSVLQSKLSSVEGDQKLQLAPNQITVLKTACPIGTNTPLQQISVNKESAKARRMGSVALFFRKFYHLAWVRMNDLCTKLELIDTDLKKKIWTIFEYSVKDQTELMKDRHLDQILMCAVYVICKIAKLDRNSFTEIMRCYRLQPQAESHIYRSVLIAKVGANYMNDRELEICDDNMDENNGDAPPTPTCMAGTSQNFGTQIRGDLIKFYNTVYVPQVKEFANKFTSRGGSTNLTLSPLPKSKSTIQSPVRRVTNSVMTRTLDPKAITASPAPQLSYCFSRSPAKDLEAINRMMISVDARKSVGKRLLADDTTVDMNAAEQSPAKKTTTPFVARKLENIIGERRTQSQ, encoded by the exons atggggCAGTCGGACGATGTTGAAGATTCTACGTACAGTAGGCATCAAGATTTATGCCAAAAACTCAATATGGACGCGACAGCAGCTTCTGAAGCTTGGAAATCGTACGAGACTATTCGACAGAATTACACTCTTGAG GGAGATCAACTGCATTGGATAGGCTGTGCATTGTACGTTGCGTGTCGAAAGTCATCGACACCAACGGTTGGTCGAACAGGCCCAAACGTCGAGGGGAACTGCGTGTCATTGACACGTCTTCTTCATTTGTGTAATTTGTCActgatacaatttttcacaaaaagtaaaaactggGCAGACATGGCAAATATGCCGCAAGATTTTAGATCTAAAATTGACAAACTTGAGAGGAATTTTACTGTCTCGATGCTTATCTTCAAAAAGTACCAACCCATTTTCACGGACATATTCAAAAATCCAGCTGATGATGTCGCTAGACCCTCCAGATCTAGGAGGCAGAGAGCAATGCCATGTACACCATCGAGAGTTTTTGAGTTTTGTTGGACACTGTTTGTATGCATAAAGGGAGCTTTCCCTGATATTTCACATGATTTGGTCAATTTAAATCATTTACTTCTTGCCTGCTGCGATCTGATTTATAGCAACGCACTGTTGGCCAACAGGAGAGATCTGCTCAATCCAAATTTTGCTG GTTTACCTGCGAATTACAACAACGATGACTACGTACCTCCGGAGACAGCAAACTGTATTATAAGTTTACTGTGTGAGACTCGTGAAGGTATCGCTGTGGAGGCTAAAGTGATTAAAGAATATTACTTGAAGGATCACATAAATAAGTTGTTCAATGACAAGGTTCTGCGTGGAGATCAATCAAACTTCTCAGGTATCCTGGAGCCGTTAAATTTTGACGGCAACAGCAAAGCCGTCAACAAAGCATACGAACAGCACGTTCTTAGTGTCGGTGATTTtgacgaaagaaaatttttgg atgcCGACGCCAGTGACAATATTGGGTCACCGACATTAATTAATAACGCAGGCGATTTCCATGAGAAATTTACACTTAAGCATGAACAATATGGTGGT caAATGCAGCATTTAGCACCTCCAACTCCACTGACTGGCCGCAAGTACCTGCGATCCAAAGATGTAGCGAATGTAACATTACTATCAACAGCAACACAAGGCGTTTGTCGTTTACAAGCGCTCTTAGCTGGTCGTAAGCCGGCACCAAGCGATACTCTTAAAGAAATACTAAATAGTTGTACACAGGATACCGAAGCGACAATCGAAGCAAGGGTCAATGAAATTGGTGAACAATTCTATCGTAATTACACCCAAAATACGGAAGACAGTGACACCACAAATGTggattttggtagaaaacGACTTCAACTAGCACAGACTTTATTCTACAAACTATTGGAAACAATTTTATCTGATGAAAAACGTAAAAACCCCAATTTTGACATTATG AACCTAGTGTCGCAAGAAATATTTCACCAGTGTCTCTTTGCCTGCTGTTTGGAGATTGTGATCTATTCTTATAAAAGTCATAGATCATTCCCATGGATTTTAACTGCCGTCAATGTGGAGCCATACTACTTCTACAAAGTAATCGAAATTATTGTAAGATCAGAAGATCAGTTGTCACGTGACATAGTGAAGCACTTGAATGTGATTGAGGAAAAGATACTAGAAACTCTAGCTTGGAAAAGTGAAAGTCCCTTATGGGTAGCAATTGAAAACACCAAAGGAGGCGTACCAAGCTATGAGGAAGTTTCTTTACCCGGGACTTTACATTTGGATACAGTAGATCCTAATACACCTGGACAACCTGTTTTGAGACGCTTGGCATTGGATAGAGGTAACCATCATGATGTTCAGCAAAGCCCAATTTCCTCTGCTTCTGAAAG ATTTCAATCACCAGTGGCAGTTACAGGCTTAGCTAAGAAAAGATTATTCTCAGAAGGTAGACTTAGCGGTCAACAGAGTGTTCTTAGAGTCGGCTCTGGGCAAAGTGTGTTGCAAAGTAAACTATCGTCTGTTGAAGGTGATCAGAAATTGCAGTTGGCTCCGAATCAGATAACAGTTTTAAAAACAGCGTGTCCAATCGGCACGAATACTCCCTTACAACAAATTTCGGTGAATAAGGAATCAGCAAAGGCAAGGCGAATGGGTTCGGTAGCCTTGTTTTTCAGGAAATTTTATCACCTTGCTTGGGTCCGAATGAATGACTTATGCACAAAATTGGAATTAATTGATacagatttgaaaaagaagatatggacaatatttgaatattctgTAAAAGATCAAACGGAACTTATGAAGGATAGACATTTAGATCAAATATTAATGTGCGCTGTATACGTAATCTGTAAAATAGCAAAGCTCGACAGAAATTCATTCACAGAGATCATGCGATGCTACAGATTGCAGCCACAAGCAGAGTCTCACATTTATAGATCTGTTCTCATTGCTAAGGTTGGTGCAAACTATATGAATGACAGAGAATTAGAAATTTGTGATGATAATATGGATGAAAATAACGGTGATGCTCCACCCACTCCTACTTGTATGGCTGGCACATCTCAAAATTTTGGTACTCAGATACGAGGagatttgatcaaattttacaacacGGTTTACGTACCACAAGTGAAAGAATTCGCAAATAAATTTACGTCCAGAGGCGGATCTACGAATTTAACTTTGAGTCCTTTACCAAAGAGTAAATCAACAATACAGTCACCCGTCAGACGCGTCACGAACAGTGTTATGACAAGAACACTGGACCCAAAAGCTATCACAGCCTCACCTGCGCCTCAGCTAAGCTATTGTTTCAGCCGCAGTCCTGCCAAg GATCTGGAAGCAATCAACCGAATGATGATATCTGTTGATGCAAGAAAATCTGTTGGAAAACGCCTTCTAGCTGATGATACAACTGTTGATATGAATGCAGCAGAACAATCTCCTGCTAAGAAAACGACGACCCCTTTTGTTGCCAGAAAATTGGAGAATATAATAGGTGAACGCCGCACGCAAAGCCAGTAA
- the LOC124304525 gene encoding retinoblastoma-like protein 1 isoform X1: MGQSDDVEDSTYSRHQDLCQKLNMDATAASEAWKSYETIRQNYTLEGDQLHWIGCALYVACRKSSTPTVGRTGPNVEGNCVSLTRLLHLCNLSLIQFFTKSKNWADMANMPQDFRSKIDKLERNFTVSMLIFKKYQPIFTDIFKNPADDVARPSRSRRQRAMPCTPSRVFEFCWTLFVCIKGAFPDISHDLVNLNHLLLACCDLIYSNALLANRRDLLNPNFAGLPANYNNDDYVPPETANCIISLLCETREGIAVEAKVIKEYYLKDHINKLFNDKVLRGDQSNFSGILEPLNFDGNSKAVNKAYEQHVLSVGDFDERKFLAEWRRVRLNRISANEMLSRDITFRGKIPRHYKLKDADASDNIGSPTLINNAGDFHEKFTLKHEQYGGQMQHLAPPTPLTGRKYLRSKDVANVTLLSTATQGVCRLQALLAGRKPAPSDTLKEILNSCTQDTEATIEARVNEIGEQFYRNYTQNTEDSDTTNVDFGRKRLQLAQTLFYKLLETILSDEKRKNPNFDIMNLVSQEIFHQCLFACCLEIVIYSYKSHRSFPWILTAVNVEPYYFYKVIEIIVRSEDQLSRDIVKHLNVIEEKILETLAWKSESPLWVAIENTKGGVPSYEEVSLPGTLHLDTVDPNTPGQPVLRRLALDRGNHHDVQQSPISSASERFQSPVAVTGLAKKRLFSEGRLSGQQSVLRVGSGQSVLQSKLSSVEGDQKLQLAPNQITVLKTACPIGTNTPLQQISVNKESAKARRMGSVALFFRKFYHLAWVRMNDLCTKLELIDTDLKKKIWTIFEYSVKDQTELMKDRHLDQILMCAVYVICKIAKLDRNSFTEIMRCYRLQPQAESHIYRSVLIAKVGANYMNDRELEICDDNMDENNGDAPPTPTCMAGTSQNFGTQIRGDLIKFYNTVYVPQVKEFANKFTSRGGSTNLTLSPLPKSKSTIQSPVRRVTNSVMTRTLDPKAITASPAPQLSYCFSRSPAKDLEAINRMMISVDARKSVGKRLLADDTTVDMNAAEQSPAKKTTTPFVARKLENIIGERRTQSQ, from the exons atggggCAGTCGGACGATGTTGAAGATTCTACGTACAGTAGGCATCAAGATTTATGCCAAAAACTCAATATGGACGCGACAGCAGCTTCTGAAGCTTGGAAATCGTACGAGACTATTCGACAGAATTACACTCTTGAG GGAGATCAACTGCATTGGATAGGCTGTGCATTGTACGTTGCGTGTCGAAAGTCATCGACACCAACGGTTGGTCGAACAGGCCCAAACGTCGAGGGGAACTGCGTGTCATTGACACGTCTTCTTCATTTGTGTAATTTGTCActgatacaatttttcacaaaaagtaaaaactggGCAGACATGGCAAATATGCCGCAAGATTTTAGATCTAAAATTGACAAACTTGAGAGGAATTTTACTGTCTCGATGCTTATCTTCAAAAAGTACCAACCCATTTTCACGGACATATTCAAAAATCCAGCTGATGATGTCGCTAGACCCTCCAGATCTAGGAGGCAGAGAGCAATGCCATGTACACCATCGAGAGTTTTTGAGTTTTGTTGGACACTGTTTGTATGCATAAAGGGAGCTTTCCCTGATATTTCACATGATTTGGTCAATTTAAATCATTTACTTCTTGCCTGCTGCGATCTGATTTATAGCAACGCACTGTTGGCCAACAGGAGAGATCTGCTCAATCCAAATTTTGCTG GTTTACCTGCGAATTACAACAACGATGACTACGTACCTCCGGAGACAGCAAACTGTATTATAAGTTTACTGTGTGAGACTCGTGAAGGTATCGCTGTGGAGGCTAAAGTGATTAAAGAATATTACTTGAAGGATCACATAAATAAGTTGTTCAATGACAAGGTTCTGCGTGGAGATCAATCAAACTTCTCAGGTATCCTGGAGCCGTTAAATTTTGACGGCAACAGCAAAGCCGTCAACAAAGCATACGAACAGCACGTTCTTAGTGTCGGTGATTTtgacgaaagaaaatttttgg CCGAATGGAGACGAGTGAGACTGAATAGAATCTCGGCCAACGAGATGCTTAGCAGAGATATTACATTCCGCGGTAAAATACCCAGGCACTACAAGCTTAAAG atgcCGACGCCAGTGACAATATTGGGTCACCGACATTAATTAATAACGCAGGCGATTTCCATGAGAAATTTACACTTAAGCATGAACAATATGGTGGT caAATGCAGCATTTAGCACCTCCAACTCCACTGACTGGCCGCAAGTACCTGCGATCCAAAGATGTAGCGAATGTAACATTACTATCAACAGCAACACAAGGCGTTTGTCGTTTACAAGCGCTCTTAGCTGGTCGTAAGCCGGCACCAAGCGATACTCTTAAAGAAATACTAAATAGTTGTACACAGGATACCGAAGCGACAATCGAAGCAAGGGTCAATGAAATTGGTGAACAATTCTATCGTAATTACACCCAAAATACGGAAGACAGTGACACCACAAATGTggattttggtagaaaacGACTTCAACTAGCACAGACTTTATTCTACAAACTATTGGAAACAATTTTATCTGATGAAAAACGTAAAAACCCCAATTTTGACATTATG AACCTAGTGTCGCAAGAAATATTTCACCAGTGTCTCTTTGCCTGCTGTTTGGAGATTGTGATCTATTCTTATAAAAGTCATAGATCATTCCCATGGATTTTAACTGCCGTCAATGTGGAGCCATACTACTTCTACAAAGTAATCGAAATTATTGTAAGATCAGAAGATCAGTTGTCACGTGACATAGTGAAGCACTTGAATGTGATTGAGGAAAAGATACTAGAAACTCTAGCTTGGAAAAGTGAAAGTCCCTTATGGGTAGCAATTGAAAACACCAAAGGAGGCGTACCAAGCTATGAGGAAGTTTCTTTACCCGGGACTTTACATTTGGATACAGTAGATCCTAATACACCTGGACAACCTGTTTTGAGACGCTTGGCATTGGATAGAGGTAACCATCATGATGTTCAGCAAAGCCCAATTTCCTCTGCTTCTGAAAG ATTTCAATCACCAGTGGCAGTTACAGGCTTAGCTAAGAAAAGATTATTCTCAGAAGGTAGACTTAGCGGTCAACAGAGTGTTCTTAGAGTCGGCTCTGGGCAAAGTGTGTTGCAAAGTAAACTATCGTCTGTTGAAGGTGATCAGAAATTGCAGTTGGCTCCGAATCAGATAACAGTTTTAAAAACAGCGTGTCCAATCGGCACGAATACTCCCTTACAACAAATTTCGGTGAATAAGGAATCAGCAAAGGCAAGGCGAATGGGTTCGGTAGCCTTGTTTTTCAGGAAATTTTATCACCTTGCTTGGGTCCGAATGAATGACTTATGCACAAAATTGGAATTAATTGATacagatttgaaaaagaagatatggacaatatttgaatattctgTAAAAGATCAAACGGAACTTATGAAGGATAGACATTTAGATCAAATATTAATGTGCGCTGTATACGTAATCTGTAAAATAGCAAAGCTCGACAGAAATTCATTCACAGAGATCATGCGATGCTACAGATTGCAGCCACAAGCAGAGTCTCACATTTATAGATCTGTTCTCATTGCTAAGGTTGGTGCAAACTATATGAATGACAGAGAATTAGAAATTTGTGATGATAATATGGATGAAAATAACGGTGATGCTCCACCCACTCCTACTTGTATGGCTGGCACATCTCAAAATTTTGGTACTCAGATACGAGGagatttgatcaaattttacaacacGGTTTACGTACCACAAGTGAAAGAATTCGCAAATAAATTTACGTCCAGAGGCGGATCTACGAATTTAACTTTGAGTCCTTTACCAAAGAGTAAATCAACAATACAGTCACCCGTCAGACGCGTCACGAACAGTGTTATGACAAGAACACTGGACCCAAAAGCTATCACAGCCTCACCTGCGCCTCAGCTAAGCTATTGTTTCAGCCGCAGTCCTGCCAAg GATCTGGAAGCAATCAACCGAATGATGATATCTGTTGATGCAAGAAAATCTGTTGGAAAACGCCTTCTAGCTGATGATACAACTGTTGATATGAATGCAGCAGAACAATCTCCTGCTAAGAAAACGACGACCCCTTTTGTTGCCAGAAAATTGGAGAATATAATAGGTGAACGCCGCACGCAAAGCCAGTAA